From Acidobacteriota bacterium, the proteins below share one genomic window:
- a CDS encoding energy transducer TonB, with amino-acid sequence AQPAAPPPAPKVAEGDLVTAGPGVSPPVLVSIDEPKYPAIARRARVEGDVILSLLVDERGRVQEVKIVQGVRSKTGLNEAAAEAARTARFKPATKEGVRVKMWATLKIPFRL; translated from the coding sequence GCTCAGCCGGCCGCGCCGCCACCAGCCCCGAAGGTAGCGGAGGGGGACCTGGTGACCGCCGGGCCCGGCGTGAGCCCGCCGGTGCTTGTCTCCATCGACGAACCAAAGTATCCTGCCATCGCTCGCCGAGCGCGAGTTGAAGGTGACGTCATCCTCTCGCTGCTGGTGGACGAACGCGGCCGCGTGCAGGAAGTCAAGATCGTTCAGGGAGTGCGCTCCAAGACCGGGCTCAACGAGGCGGCGGCCGAGGCAGCGCGCACCGCCCGATTCAAACCCGCTACCAAAGAAGGTGTGCGAGTGAAGATGTGGGCCACCCTGAAGATTCCATTTCGACTCTAA
- the accD gene encoding acetyl-CoA carboxylase, carboxyltransferase subunit beta produces MPWFKKDKKPKPVRSERPRSTVPEGLWSKCDGCREVVYTKEVERNGRICPKCGFHFRIDAPARIRLLLDEDEPAQLYPDIRPSDPLQFKDTKNYSDRLKAYQKKTGVLDAVIVVEGHLEELPVVMAVMDYRFMGGSMGSVVGEKVTLAAERALEQRCPLIIVSASGGARMQEGVLSLMQMAKISTALAELREARLPYISVLTDPTTGGVTASFAMVGDLNIAEPGALIGFAGPRVIEQTIRQSLPEGFQRSEFLLEHGFLDMVVPRNELKATLGRCLRHFT; encoded by the coding sequence ATGCCCTGGTTCAAAAAAGACAAGAAGCCCAAGCCGGTTCGCTCGGAGCGCCCCCGGAGCACCGTGCCGGAAGGGCTGTGGAGCAAATGCGACGGCTGCCGCGAGGTGGTCTACACCAAGGAAGTCGAGCGCAACGGCCGCATCTGCCCGAAGTGCGGATTTCACTTCCGCATCGACGCCCCGGCGCGCATTCGCCTGCTCCTGGACGAGGACGAGCCGGCTCAGCTCTATCCCGACATCCGCCCCAGCGATCCGCTGCAGTTCAAGGACACCAAGAACTACTCCGACCGCCTCAAGGCCTACCAGAAGAAAACCGGCGTCCTCGACGCGGTGATCGTGGTGGAAGGCCACCTGGAAGAGCTACCGGTGGTGATGGCGGTGATGGACTATCGATTCATGGGCGGCTCCATGGGCTCGGTAGTGGGCGAGAAGGTCACGCTGGCGGCAGAGCGGGCGCTGGAGCAGCGATGCCCGCTGATCATCGTTTCCGCCTCCGGCGGCGCCCGCATGCAAGAGGGTGTTCTCTCGCTGATGCAGATGGCGAAGATCTCCACCGCCCTGGCGGAGCTGCGGGAAGCTCGGCTGCCCTACATCTCGGTGCTCACCGACCCCACCACCGGCGGCGTCACCGCCTCCTTCGCCATGGTCGGCGACCTCAACATCGCCGAGCCCGGCGCCCTCATCGGCTTTGCCGGTCCGCGGGTGATCGAGCAGACCATCCGCCAGAGCTTGCCGGAGGGCTTCCAGCGCAGCGAATTCCTCCTCGAGCACGGCTTCCTCGACATGGTCGTGCCGCGCAACGAGCTCAAGGCCACCCTCGGCCGCTGCCTGCGCCATTTCACCTGA
- a CDS encoding Mur ligase family protein encodes MRLDSLPMFGMRLGLDATREVLADFGDPHRDLPTVLVAGTNGKGSTAALLASMAGAAGYRVGLYTSPHLESVRERLRIDGHAIALAELEALCDETIEAGEACLGHPPSYFETLTIAALRWFAREKVDLAVLEVGLGGRLDATNVAFPELSVITEIGLDHQEHLGATLDAIAREKAGILRPGKPALAWVSATEARRTLEAEARDLGAPLEAADDEVEIRQRRPAGWHGQEIELRTPAAEYRLRLALPGAHQSRNLGLAVRAAEYLRELGWQRLDAEAITQGTAACRWPGRLETVELGESGPTDGPGLPERVVLEAAHNADGAAALVDFLKELGEPVDLLFGALEDKAPETFLAPLAKLSRKIVLSRPPAGRGRDADELARSLPGDLLEELRREGRLVVENDAEAALDQALAHAASPTLLVTGSIYLSGRIRELLRQRTGKPPAAADLHLGGGQT; translated from the coding sequence ATGCGCCTCGACAGCCTGCCCATGTTCGGCATGCGTCTGGGGCTGGACGCCACCCGCGAGGTACTGGCGGACTTCGGCGATCCCCACCGCGACCTGCCCACGGTGTTGGTCGCCGGCACCAACGGCAAAGGTTCGACGGCAGCTCTGCTGGCCTCCATGGCCGGCGCCGCCGGCTATCGGGTCGGGCTCTACACCTCGCCGCACCTGGAGAGCGTCCGCGAACGCTTGCGCATCGACGGCCATGCCATCGCCCTGGCGGAGCTGGAGGCATTGTGCGACGAGACCATCGAGGCCGGTGAAGCGTGCCTCGGCCACCCGCCTTCCTACTTCGAGACCCTGACCATTGCGGCTCTGCGCTGGTTCGCCCGGGAGAAGGTCGACCTGGCAGTGCTGGAGGTCGGGCTGGGAGGGCGCCTGGACGCTACCAACGTCGCGTTTCCCGAGCTTTCCGTGATCACCGAGATCGGCCTCGACCACCAGGAGCATCTGGGCGCCACCCTGGATGCCATCGCCCGGGAGAAAGCGGGCATCCTGCGCCCCGGCAAGCCGGCCCTCGCCTGGGTCTCCGCCACCGAGGCCCGCCGAACGCTAGAGGCGGAGGCGAGGGATCTCGGCGCTCCCCTGGAAGCCGCCGACGACGAGGTGGAGATCCGGCAACGAAGGCCGGCGGGATGGCACGGCCAGGAAATCGAGCTGAGAACGCCAGCCGCCGAGTACCGGCTGAGGCTGGCCCTCCCCGGAGCGCACCAAAGCCGCAATCTAGGCCTGGCGGTGCGAGCCGCCGAGTACCTGCGAGAACTCGGATGGCAGCGCCTCGACGCCGAAGCCATCACCCAGGGCACCGCCGCCTGCCGGTGGCCGGGGCGGCTGGAGACGGTGGAGTTGGGCGAGTCCGGGCCAACGGATGGCCCAGGGCTACCGGAGAGAGTCGTACTGGAAGCGGCCCACAACGCCGACGGCGCCGCCGCGCTGGTGGACTTTCTGAAGGAATTGGGGGAGCCGGTGGACCTGCTCTTCGGCGCCCTGGAGGACAAGGCCCCGGAGACCTTCCTGGCCCCTCTGGCCAAGCTCAGCCGCAAGATCGTCCTCAGCCGGCCGCCGGCGGGCCGCGGCCGCGATGCCGACGAGCTGGCCCGCAGCTTGCCGGGGGATCTACTGGAGGAGCTACGAAGAGAGGGCCGTCTGGTGGTGGAAAACGACGCCGAAGCGGCCTTGGATCAGGCCCTGGCCCATGCCGCCTCCCCAACACTTCTGGTGACGGGATCCATCTACCTCAGCGGGCGCATCCGCGAGCTCTTGCGCCAACGAACCGGCAAGCCCCCGGCGGCCGCAGACCTACACCTCGGCGGCGGCCAAACCTAA